A genomic segment from Syntrophotalea acetylenivorans encodes:
- a CDS encoding serine/threonine protein kinase, protein MHFNVGDVIDERFEVTGTCSEAGGMGAILFVKDIEGEITEEIVLKYCKEEDDEYIKRFRREVRLLTEFEGNSKVVQVLHHNVKHDPPYFVMRYYPDGDLTSLADELESDLQCQEEIINAMIACIAELHSQDVFHRDIKPQNFLCDGDSIVVSDFGLGMEPNSTSRFTSSSMFWGTQGFLPPEFQRGGFKHADASGDIFMLGKSVYVLLTRQDPTYLMDEGLPAPLFHVIERCCALDKTRRYQSLSDLKQALGLAFDVMLNRGGRLGEVNQLIATIKDRLVNEGKYKSSEVIEFIEKLSLLEHEDQVRICLDLEKRMFVILTHEKLRGHVDNFLKIYLEMIESENYGWSFAENIANNMQIIFNAEEIPARTRGKALDLAVEAATRMNRFAAMDTCNSMITSVDNNELGVHIAAIIQGKPDSFLSGIEPSQCKCDSIRAAIRAIKE, encoded by the coding sequence ATGCATTTCAATGTTGGTGATGTAATTGATGAGAGATTTGAAGTTACTGGGACCTGTAGTGAGGCAGGGGGGATGGGTGCCATACTTTTCGTCAAAGACATTGAAGGTGAAATTACAGAAGAAATTGTTCTTAAGTATTGTAAAGAAGAAGATGATGAGTACATAAAAAGATTCCGAAGAGAAGTCAGACTTCTAACTGAATTCGAAGGAAATTCTAAGGTTGTGCAGGTTTTGCATCACAATGTTAAACATGATCCTCCATATTTTGTAATGCGGTACTACCCCGATGGTGACCTGACTAGTCTTGCTGATGAATTGGAAAGCGATCTTCAATGCCAGGAAGAAATCATCAATGCAATGATAGCCTGCATTGCCGAGCTCCACTCCCAAGACGTATTTCACCGCGATATCAAACCTCAAAATTTCCTGTGCGATGGTGACAGCATTGTTGTCTCTGATTTCGGCTTGGGCATGGAGCCAAACTCAACCTCTAGGTTTACAAGTAGTTCAATGTTTTGGGGCACTCAGGGTTTTTTGCCGCCAGAATTTCAAAGAGGGGGCTTCAAGCATGCCGATGCCTCAGGCGATATTTTTATGCTTGGAAAAAGCGTATATGTTCTTTTGACCCGTCAAGATCCAACCTATCTTATGGACGAGGGCCTTCCAGCTCCGCTTTTCCATGTGATTGAAAGATGCTGTGCCCTCGACAAGACACGGCGATATCAGTCGTTATCCGATTTAAAGCAAGCCTTAGGTCTGGCATTTGATGTAATGCTTAATCGCGGAGGACGTCTTGGGGAAGTCAATCAGTTGATTGCTACCATAAAGGATAGATTGGTAAATGAGGGCAAATACAAATCCTCCGAGGTCATTGAATTTATTGAGAAATTGTCCTTACTGGAGCACGAGGACCAAGTTCGAATATGTCTTGATCTTGAAAAAAGAATGTTCGTTATTTTGACCCATGAGAAACTTAGAGGGCATGTTGATAATTTCTTGAAAATATATTTGGAAATGATTGAAAGTGAGAATTACGGCTGGTCCTTTGCTGAGAACATTGCAAACAATATGCAGATAATATTTAATGCAGAAGAAATACCTGCCAGGACAAGAGGAAAGGCACTTGATTTGGCAGTTGAGGCGGCAACAAGAATGAATAGATTTGCGGCTATGGATACCTGTAATTCCATGATAACTTCTGTTGACAATAATGAACTGGGTGTTCACATAGCAGCAATAATCCAAGGAAAGCCAGACTCATTTCTCAGTGGAATAGAACCTTCGCAGTGTAAATGTGACAGCATAAGAGCTGCAATTAGGGCTATAAAAGAATAG
- a CDS encoding AAA family ATPase: protein MNQTVIDKITKHYLESGDFNGYPVYALKKKYEINDESAKALLRELILSRKIDVVFGNIHPNPHIKAFSDTSAEQQIEFLEQLEFVDHFCLYPSKETLSQFVQRPDYSSEPYTEQLALGEGQLDFRVFDLSVLEYYRNDPRYHYQTDFINGQISVTNEHYESESMPEHDQVLLQTFGFAHDKNLNRAVAVFLRYLSDLSPEHQAIWKYKELKGDYQLHPDYLRNSMGHWGTRISIFEAFSQEMQLINEMANLIGKPPLFRQTYEHEYPRNFGFLLRPTLAELNAFVLLLDQLMSDNLNKKFFSPELELEQDHAREDGRVEVRRKGTIALLDEWVHHYFQPENPEPLDRMIATFRKVRSLRQKPAHSIREDVFDQKYFRDQRSLIMDAYGAIRTLRLVLANHPNVKANAPKINKFLYEGKIWSI, encoded by the coding sequence ATGAATCAAACGGTTATTGATAAAATCACAAAGCATTATTTGGAATCAGGTGATTTTAATGGATATCCAGTTTATGCCCTAAAGAAGAAATATGAGATTAACGACGAATCAGCAAAAGCACTTCTCCGAGAATTGATTCTTTCCAGAAAGATCGATGTTGTATTCGGAAACATTCACCCAAATCCGCATATAAAGGCATTTTCGGATACATCAGCTGAACAACAGATCGAGTTTCTTGAACAGCTCGAGTTTGTCGACCATTTCTGTTTATACCCTTCCAAGGAAACATTGAGCCAGTTTGTGCAGCGCCCAGATTACAGTAGCGAGCCGTATACAGAGCAACTTGCGCTTGGCGAAGGGCAATTAGATTTTAGGGTGTTCGACCTGTCCGTGCTCGAATACTATAGAAACGATCCAAGGTACCACTATCAAACAGATTTCATAAACGGCCAGATTTCGGTAACAAATGAACACTACGAATCAGAATCCATGCCTGAACATGACCAGGTTCTGCTTCAAACCTTCGGATTTGCTCATGACAAAAACTTGAATAGAGCAGTTGCTGTTTTTTTGAGGTATCTATCGGATCTCAGCCCGGAGCACCAAGCGATTTGGAAATATAAAGAGTTGAAAGGTGATTACCAACTTCATCCCGACTATTTAAGAAATAGTATGGGGCATTGGGGCACAAGAATATCAATTTTTGAAGCCTTCAGTCAGGAAATGCAATTGATCAACGAGATGGCAAACTTGATTGGGAAGCCACCTCTGTTTCGACAGACATATGAGCATGAATACCCACGGAACTTTGGTTTCCTGCTTAGACCCACTCTGGCCGAGCTTAACGCTTTTGTTCTGTTATTAGATCAATTGATGTCTGATAATTTGAACAAGAAATTCTTTTCTCCAGAGTTGGAGCTTGAGCAAGATCATGCACGAGAAGATGGTCGGGTAGAGGTAAGGCGGAAAGGGACCATCGCGCTACTTGATGAATGGGTACATCACTATTTTCAACCAGAAAACCCTGAGCCACTTGACCGCATGATTGCCACTTTCCGCAAGGTTCGCTCTCTACGGCAAAAACCCGCACATTCAATTAGAGAAGACGTATTCGATCAAAAATATTTTCGTGACCAACGGTCTTTGATTATGGATGCATATGGCGCAATACGCACTCTTCGGTTGGTGCTTGCAAATCATCCCAACGTCAAAGCTAATGCTCCAAAAATCAACAAATTCCTTTACGAAGGAAAAATATGGTCCATTTAG
- a CDS encoding recombinase family protein: MSIIGYARVSTADQSLDIQLEQLQAAGVNKVFQEKISGVKRDRPQLAAMLNYMREGDTLIITKLDRIARSTKHLLEIVDLLEERGVSFKVLNINLDTSTPTGKLMLTMLGAIATFEREMLLERQAEGIRKAKQEGKYQGRKPTARAKAPQVIELARSGMTKQKIAEQLDIGIASVYRILKNKN; encoded by the coding sequence ATGTCCATCATAGGCTATGCGCGAGTTAGCACCGCCGACCAGTCTCTTGATATCCAACTTGAACAACTTCAGGCAGCCGGAGTTAACAAAGTTTTCCAAGAGAAAATTTCAGGGGTAAAAAGGGATCGACCACAATTGGCCGCAATGCTTAATTATATGAGGGAGGGAGATACCCTTATCATTACCAAACTCGACAGGATAGCTCGTAGCACCAAACACCTCTTGGAGATCGTAGACCTACTGGAAGAGAGAGGTGTCTCCTTCAAGGTACTTAACATCAACCTCGACACCTCAACCCCTACTGGAAAACTCATGCTTACCATGTTAGGGGCAATAGCTACCTTTGAGAGAGAAATGCTTTTGGAGCGCCAAGCAGAAGGTATTCGGAAGGCAAAGCAGGAAGGGAAATATCAAGGGAGAAAGCCGACCGCGAGGGCCAAGGCCCCACAAGTAATAGAACTAGCCAGGTCGGGTATGACAAAACAGAAAATTGCTGAACAACTCGATATCGGAATTGCTAGCGTTTATCGAATCTTAAAAAACAAAAACTAG
- a CDS encoding recombinase-like helix-turn-helix domain-containing protein, with product MDRSRKIKEGLERARQKGVKLGNPTLEVSRNSDLTNANKARQEKADRFALQMLKPLKDIYKAGYNSVGEVVQELNRMGIEARQGGKWTRTQYNRLTDRLAKFDRDELNDIVKSLGIDEDE from the coding sequence ATGGATAGAAGCAGGAAAATCAAGGAGGGTTTAGAGAGGGCAAGGCAGAAAGGCGTGAAGCTTGGTAATCCGACCCTCGAGGTGTCACGTAATTCCGACTTAACCAATGCAAACAAGGCTAGGCAGGAAAAGGCCGATCGGTTTGCATTGCAGATGCTTAAACCACTTAAAGATATTTATAAAGCTGGGTACAATAGCGTGGGAGAAGTTGTTCAAGAGTTAAACAGGATGGGGATCGAGGCAAGGCAAGGGGGGAAATGGACTAGAACTCAATACAATAGGTTGACGGATAGGCTTGCCAAGTTTGATCGTGACGAGCTAAATGACATAGTAAAAAGCTTAGGTATCGATGAAGATGAATAA
- a CDS encoding rolling circle replication-associated protein, with translation MNNIQNNINQLESQINKMNKENIEYDGVKHIWQKMKEKSASIDWINNFDYKYFTTITFINEQKESTSKKQLCEILKMINKDYFKNRNKNKEHFEGFVFTEKQASGNIHFHILFRENIVFNAKRNRNKEFERVFKEKCRLIRNAIPLKDGIEYIGKNTIDPDIGVDVQEVYDENIVEYCMKDHPLFSKNIDNVGILNYDGFE, from the coding sequence ATGAATAACATTCAAAACAATATCAATCAACTTGAGTCACAGATTAATAAAATGAACAAAGAAAATATAGAGTACGATGGGGTTAAGCATATATGGCAAAAAATGAAAGAAAAGTCAGCGAGCATAGACTGGATAAATAATTTTGATTATAAATATTTTACAACAATAACATTTATCAACGAACAAAAAGAGTCCACTTCTAAGAAACAACTATGTGAAATACTAAAAATGATAAATAAGGATTATTTCAAAAATAGGAATAAAAACAAAGAGCATTTTGAGGGTTTTGTGTTTACTGAAAAACAGGCATCTGGAAATATTCACTTCCATATATTGTTTCGTGAAAATATTGTATTTAATGCAAAAAGAAATAGAAACAAGGAATTTGAAAGGGTTTTTAAGGAGAAATGTAGATTGATCAGAAATGCGATACCTCTAAAGGATGGAATTGAATATATTGGAAAAAATACTATCGATCCTGACATTGGAGTGGATGTTCAAGAAGTCTATGACGAGAATATCGTGGAATATTGCATGAAGGATCATCCTCTTTTTAGTAAAAATATAGATAATGTGGGAATCTTAAATTATGATGGATTCGAATAG
- a CDS encoding DUF4236 domain-containing protein: MAWRWYRRIRLFGGLNANLSGRGVGWSWGALGLRFGVSPNGRRWASFGLPGTGLRYFKYLKTKHTGPDCQEESPDTREKPQSIRKWKNLK, encoded by the coding sequence ATGGCTTGGCGTTGGTATAGAAGGATTCGTTTGTTTGGTGGTTTAAATGCGAATCTATCAGGCAGGGGAGTCGGTTGGTCATGGGGGGCACTTGGGTTGCGTTTTGGAGTGTCGCCAAATGGCAGAAGATGGGCTTCGTTTGGGCTTCCTGGAACCGGCTTACGCTATTTTAAATATCTCAAAACAAAACACACTGGTCCCGATTGCCAAGAAGAATCCCCAGACACAAGAGAAAAACCACAATCCATTAGAAAGTGGAAGAACCTTAAATAA
- a CDS encoding Mov34/MPN/PAD-1 family protein, whose protein sequence is MKWNNVRSDIRALSLGSIASNWSAFDVLELLNFTQHEPIVLFGGLVRKAISEHLSTKNVELGGLLLGNVISNKDLIDGIVAIKITQAVPSQTFKSSCVSLSMDANVWQDANIHGDATNFVVGWYHSHPNLGAFFSGTDRSTQKNFFTNSYSLGLVVDPIRKEERWFRGSESVELSADNILRTIDGLALV, encoded by the coding sequence ATGAAGTGGAACAATGTAAGATCTGATATTAGGGCTCTGTCTTTAGGTTCAATAGCTTCAAACTGGTCGGCATTTGATGTCCTTGAGCTATTAAATTTTACCCAACATGAGCCAATCGTCCTCTTTGGCGGCCTGGTTCGCAAAGCCATCTCGGAGCATCTATCTACAAAAAATGTTGAGCTTGGTGGTTTACTATTGGGAAACGTAATTAGCAATAAAGACCTTATTGATGGAATTGTTGCTATTAAAATCACGCAAGCCGTACCAAGCCAAACATTTAAATCCTCATGCGTGTCTTTAAGTATGGACGCTAATGTGTGGCAGGATGCAAATATACATGGGGACGCTACGAATTTCGTCGTTGGTTGGTACCATAGCCACCCAAATTTAGGAGCTTTTTTTAGTGGAACAGACAGAAGTACTCAAAAAAACTTTTTTACTAATAGCTACAGCCTTGGCTTAGTTGTTGACCCTATCAGAAAAGAGGAGCGTTGGTTTAGAGGGAGCGAATCTGTCGAACTGTCTGCTGACAATATTTTAAGGACGATTGATGGCTTGGCGTTGGTATAG
- a CDS encoding ubiquitin-conjugating enzyme E2, translated as MSALSERVKQDLRKIEELAKSLDGRIKIKSTEGSPINKIVLEIKYPTAPSKAYPDKVQDTTEVKIELLSRYPFQEPTATIITPIYHPNVYTSGKICFGTKWLPTQGLDLLTKRIIQIITFDETILNEKSPANSDALRWYRGAISKNPNAFPTDKLVVRETKKTTMSWKNVEGGGEERTLVSCPKCNASLRVPVGKSGNVFCPKCNEKFFIRT; from the coding sequence ATGAGCGCACTTTCTGAACGAGTGAAACAGGACTTAAGGAAAATTGAGGAGCTTGCTAAATCTCTTGATGGAAGAATTAAAATCAAGAGTACTGAAGGTAGCCCTATAAATAAAATAGTACTCGAAATTAAATACCCAACTGCGCCATCAAAAGCTTACCCGGATAAAGTGCAAGACACTACAGAGGTCAAGATAGAGCTATTAAGTCGTTACCCTTTTCAGGAGCCAACAGCTACAATTATAACGCCTATTTATCATCCTAATGTTTATACCTCTGGGAAAATCTGTTTTGGTACAAAATGGCTTCCTACGCAAGGGCTAGACTTGCTAACAAAGAGAATTATTCAAATCATCACATTTGATGAGACAATATTGAACGAAAAATCTCCTGCAAATAGTGATGCTTTACGCTGGTACAGGGGAGCCATAAGCAAAAACCCTAATGCTTTCCCCACAGACAAATTAGTCGTCCGGGAGACTAAAAAAACGACAATGTCTTGGAAAAATGTTGAGGGAGGAGGGGAAGAGAGGACTTTAGTTTCTTGTCCTAAATGTAACGCTTCACTTCGGGTTCCTGTTGGGAAAAGTGGCAATGTTTTTTGTCCTAAATGTAACGAAAAATTCTTTATAAGAACATGA
- a CDS encoding ThiF family adenylyltransferase: MSTDRYLRHSLIDWFSQEDVKSSSFAIVGCGAVGNEVAKNLALLGVGKIDLYDFDSIEIHNLTRSVLFREGDVGKSKAEVCASRIKELDPNIDVKFFVGDFWEKLSLSQAKTYDCILCCVDNFEARIKLNQICVFTKTNLINTGIDSKFCQIEVFPFREIHFLPCYECNLPSTAYERIQKRYSCGWLKKISFVEKKIPTTILTSSITGAIACSHAISFLKNKDEFKPTRTLIDSFTGRSMISDLDKNNDCVACSSVKEHISIVSSRSKIESVFGEKVSLKNGSFITSDPILVSKRCIECDPELSTHTIIFKNASKFDSTITECDKCQKESVEVIIKDSFSISEIKKNYQGYEFPCKFLRYDSGNITTIIELEDYYARG; the protein is encoded by the coding sequence ATGTCCACAGATAGGTATCTAAGACATTCGCTTATAGATTGGTTCTCTCAAGAGGACGTGAAGTCTTCATCTTTTGCCATAGTGGGTTGTGGAGCTGTTGGCAACGAAGTTGCTAAAAACCTTGCATTGCTTGGTGTTGGCAAGATTGATTTATATGATTTTGACAGTATAGAAATTCATAATTTAACAAGAAGTGTTTTGTTTAGAGAGGGTGATGTTGGTAAAAGCAAGGCGGAGGTTTGTGCATCTCGAATTAAAGAGCTTGACCCTAATATTGATGTTAAGTTTTTTGTTGGTGATTTTTGGGAAAAACTCTCACTTTCTCAAGCTAAAACGTATGACTGTATTTTGTGTTGTGTAGACAATTTTGAAGCAAGAATAAAATTAAATCAAATATGTGTTTTTACTAAAACAAATCTGATTAACACCGGGATAGATAGTAAATTCTGCCAAATAGAGGTTTTTCCATTCAGGGAAATTCATTTTTTGCCGTGCTATGAGTGCAATCTGCCAAGCACTGCATATGAAAGAATCCAGAAGAGATACTCATGTGGCTGGCTGAAAAAGATTTCCTTTGTGGAGAAAAAGATTCCAACAACAATATTGACATCAAGTATTACAGGGGCAATTGCATGTTCTCATGCAATTAGCTTTCTGAAGAATAAAGATGAATTTAAGCCTACAAGGACTCTAATCGATTCATTTACCGGAAGATCAATGATAAGCGATTTAGATAAAAATAATGATTGTGTAGCATGTTCTTCAGTTAAAGAACACATATCGATTGTTAGCAGTAGGTCAAAAATAGAAAGTGTCTTTGGTGAAAAAGTTTCTTTAAAGAATGGTAGTTTTATTACTAGTGACCCTATTTTAGTTTCAAAAAGATGTATCGAGTGTGATCCTGAACTAAGTACTCATACAATCATTTTTAAAAATGCATCTAAATTTGATTCAACGATCACAGAGTGTGATAAATGTCAAAAAGAATCTGTTGAAGTAATTATTAAAGACAGTTTTTCAATTTCTGAAATAAAGAAAAATTATCAAGGATACGAATTTCCGTGTAAGTTTCTTCGCTATGACTCAGGAAACATAACCACAATTATAGAATTGGAGGATTATTATGCCAGAGGTTAA
- a CDS encoding J domain-containing protein: MMKWKNLKTNYSSQLEKIKQQSPHERLGIDQGASTEDVKKAYRQKVLLYHPDKTDAFMSEYSEEVIKLLNEAVSQIRGK, translated from the coding sequence ATGATGAAGTGGAAAAATTTAAAAACAAACTATTCTAGCCAGCTTGAAAAGATTAAACAGCAATCTCCCCACGAACGGCTTGGGATAGACCAGGGGGCATCTACGGAAGATGTTAAAAAAGCATATCGACAAAAGGTCCTTTTATATCATCCAGACAAGACGGATGCTTTCATGTCCGAATATAGTGAAGAGGTAATAAAGCTCTTGAATGAGGCAGTTTCCCAAATAAGAGGAAAATAG